One Ricinus communis isolate WT05 ecotype wild-type chromosome 7, ASM1957865v1, whole genome shotgun sequence genomic region harbors:
- the LOC8265600 gene encoding sulfate transporter 2.1, protein MAASLAIETNTASQEMLDLEQNGQAERAHWVLNPPEPPSLWRELMGSIRDTLLPNGRNFQSFKNQQYGFKTVVSVLQAIFPILSWSRDYKATKFKNDLLAGLTLASLCIPQGIGYATLAKLDPQYGLYTSVIPPLIYALMGTSREIAIGPVAVVSLLLSSMIQNVEDPTANPVAYRNLVLTTTFFAGIFQAAFGLFRLGFLVDFLSHAAIVGFMAGAAIVIGLQQLKGLLGISHFTNKTDVISVLKATWISVHHSWNPHNFILGCSFLSFILTTRFLGKKNKQLFWLPAIAPLLSVVLSTLIVYLTRADQHGVKIIKHIKGGLNPSSLHQLQFNDPHIGEVAKIGLIVAIIALTEAIAVGRSFASVKGYHLDGNKEMVAMGVMNIFGSFSSCYVATGSFSRSAVNFSAGCETAVSNIVMATTVIICLELLTRLLYFTPIAILASIILSALPGLIDLNEIYKIWKVDKLDFLACIGAFFGVLFASVEIGLLAAVTISFMKIIIISIGPGTEILGRLPGTQVFGDVDQYPMAIKTPPVLIIRVKSGFLCFANANFVKEKIMKWATEKEEEENRKTTIQVVIFDMSNLANIDIAGIASLKELHMNLVSNGIELAIINPRWHVIQKLKLANFESKIGGNIFLTVGEAVDACLNPKIAAIS, encoded by the exons ATGGCAGCTTCTTTAGCCATTGAAACCAATACTGCTTCCCAAGAGATGCTCGACCTTGAGCAAAATGGTCAAGCTGAAAGGGCTCACTGGGTGCTCAACCCTCCTGAGCCACCCAGCTTGTGGCGTGAGCTCATGGGTTCGATAAGGGATACTTTGTTGCCTAATGGCAGAAACTTCCAATCTTTCAAGAATCAGCAATATGGATTCAAAACTGTTGTGTCAGTATTGCAGGCAATATTTCCTATTCTTTCTTGGTCTCGAGACTACAAAGCAACAAAGTTCAAGAACGATCTTTTGGCCGGTCTTACTCTTGCTAGCCTCTGCATTCCTCAG GGTATTGGATACGCAACTTTGGCAAAACTGGATCCTCAATATGGCCTCT ATACAAGTGTAATTCCACCTCTCATTTATGCTCTAATGGGAACTTCAAGAGAGATAGCAATTGGACCAGTGGCAGTGGTTTCACTACTTTTATCATCAATGATCCAGAACGTAGAAGATCCTACTGCTAATCCAGTTGCCTACAGAAACCTCGTTCTTACTACAACATTTTTTGCAGGAATCTTTCAGGCTGCCTTTGGACTATTCAG GTTAGGTTTTCTTGTGGATTTCCTATCCCATGCTGCAATTGTTGGATTCATGGCAGGGGCAGCCATTGTTATTGGCCTTCAGCAACTGAAAGGACTACTTGGGATTTCTCATTTCACAAACAAGACTGATGTTATCTCTGTCCTGAAAGCTACTTGGATATCAGTTCATCATTCT TGGAATCCCCATAATTTTATCCTTGGATGTTCATTCTTAAGTTTTATCCTGACCACCAGATTTCTG GGTAAAAAGAACAAGCAACTCTTCTGGTTGCCGGCTATTGCTCCTCTGCTTTCTGTTGTTCTATCAACTCTTATTGTTTACCTGACAAGAGCTGATCAACATGGTGTAAAGATCATCAAACATATCAAAGGGGGCTTAAATCCTAGCTCACTCCATCAGTTACAATTCAATGACCCACATATTGGAGAAGTAGCTAAAATCGGACTTATAGTTGCTATAATTGCGCTCACG gAGGCAATTGCAGTAGGCAGGTCTTTTGCATCGGTAAAAGGATACCATTTAGATGGAAACAAAGAAATGGTTGCCATGGGAGTGATGAACATCTTCGGATCTTTCTCTTCTTGCTATGTTGCAACTG GTTCATTTTCGCGCAGTGCTGTAAATTTTAGTGCTGGTTGTGAGACTGCAGTGTCAAACATTGTGATGGCAACTACGGTGATCATATGCTTGGAACTTTTGACAAGGCTTTTGTACTTCACTCCAATTGCAATCCTTGCTTCAATTATTCTTTCAGCATTACCAGGACTCATTGACCTTAATGAAATCTATAAGATTTGGAAGGTTGATAAGCTAGATTTCCTTGCTTGCATTGGAGCCTTCTTTGGTGTGTTATTTGCATCAGTAGAGATTGGCCTACTAGCTGCG GTGACAATATCTTTTATGAAGATCATTATAATCTCGATTGGACCAGGAACTGAAATCCTTGGAAGACTACCTGGAACTCAAGTGTTTGGAGATGTCGATCAATATCCTATGGCAATTAAAACTCCTCCCGTGCTTATAATCCGTGTTAAGTCTGGCTTCCTTTGTTTTGCCAATGCCAACTTTGTCAAAGAAAA GATTATGAAATGGGCaactgaaaaggaagaagaagaaaacaggAAAACGACTATCCAAGTTGTAATATTTGACATGTCCA ATTTAGCAAACATTGACATTGCTGGAATTGCTTCACTGAAAGAACTCCATATGAATCTTGTCTCAAATGGAATCGAG CTAGCCATCATTAACCCAAGGTGGCATGTGATTCAGAAGCTAAAATTAGCCAACTTTGAGAGCAAAATTGGaggaaatattttcttaactGTTGGAGAAGCTGTGGATGCATGTCTGAATCCTAAGATTGCTGCCATTagttaa
- the LOC8265601 gene encoding protein NEN4, whose amino-acid sequence MDTFESYQEGVSSEIVFFDLETTVPNRAGGRFWVLEFGAIIVCPRKLVEIESYTTLIRPKDLSVVALRSGRSGGITRNAVADAPAFEEVSDKIYSILNGRIWAGHNIRRFDCIRIKEAFAELGKDPPVPVGMIDSLGVLSQKFGRRAGNLKMATLADYFGLGQQKHRSLDDVRMNLEVLKHCATVLFLESSLPTLLNGKWHNSSTVTTRSRSNGKLPFREETSRKSPPTTLGYQRAVPYARGSLGKVTEGVKNLICKAQETKSLNKLLKHSHSLLR is encoded by the exons ATGGATACTTTTGAGTCTTATCAGGAAGGGGTATCATCAGAGATTGTATTCTTCGACTTGGAAACAACAGTGCCCAACAGAGCAGGAGGACGATTCTGGGTATTGGAGTTTGGTGCAATTATAGTTTGTCCAAGAAAACTTGTTGAGATAGAGAGTTATACTACTCTCATAAGACCTAAAGACTTGTCTGTTGTGGCATTAAGATCTGGTCGAAGTGGTGGCATAACTCGCAACGCTGTTGCAGATGCACCTGCATTTGAAGAAGTTTCTGACAAAATTTATAGCATCTTGAATGGAAGAATATGGGCAGGACACAATATCCGAAGATTTGATTGTATTCGCATTAAGGAAGCATTTGCAGAGCTTGGTAAGGATCCACCTGTACCTGTTGGAATGATTGACTCTTTAGGGGTCTTGTCTCAGAAGTTTGGCAGAAGAGCTGGTAATCTCAAG ATGGCAACTTTAGCTGATTACTTTGGCCTTGGACAGCAAAAGCACCG GAGCCTTGATGATGTTCGTATGAATCTGGAGGTCCTGAAGCACTGTGCCACAGTTTTGTTTTTG GAATCAAGTCTTCCAACTCTATTGAATGGCAAATGGCACAACTCTTCAACAGTTACTACACGCAGTAGAAGTAATGGAAAATTGCCATTTAGGGAAGAGACAAGCCGCAAATCTCCTCCTACCACTCTTGGGTACCAAAGAGCAGTCCCTTATGCGAGAGGAAGTTTAGGAAAG GTGACAGAAGGAGTGAAAAATTTGATATGCAAGGCCCAAGAGACAAAATCCCTTAACAAGTTACTTAAGCATTCTCATTCTTTGCTCAGATGA
- the LOC8265602 gene encoding bifunctional aspartate aminotransferase and glutamate/aspartate-prephenate aminotransferase, whose protein sequence is MAAASLRTLTSSISHLGGSAHQSVALDLGSQPSRSLFFPSRPYNLFLKPLEATRQVGSSRISAVVKPESDSDQEMELDISLSPRVNSLKPSKTVAIMDHATSLLEAGIPVIRLAAGEPDFDTPTPIAEAGINAIREGYTRYTPNAGTLEVRTAICHKLKEENGLSYAPNEILVSNGAKQSIVQAVLAVCSPGDEVLIPAPFWVSYPEIARLADATPVIVPTSISENFLMDPRLLESKISEKSRLLILCSPSNPTGSVYPKELLEEIARIVAKYPRLLVLSDEIYEHIIYAPATHTSFASLPGMWERTLTVNGFSKAFAMTGWRLGYLAAPRHFLAACNKIQSQFTSGASSIAQKAAVAALGLGFAGGEAVSTMVKAFKERRDFLIKSFGEMEGVRMSEPQGAFYLFIDVSSYYGVEVEGFGKIDDSDSLCRYLLDNAQVAVVPGGAFGDDSCIRISYAASLTTLQAAVERIKKALIPLKPAVPV, encoded by the exons ATGGCTGCTGCTTCTCTTCGAACCTTAACTTCAAGCATTTCTCATCTGGGTGGTTCTGCTCACCAATCTGTTGCTCTTGATTTGGGTTCTCAGCCTTCTCGATCCTTATTCTTCCCTTCACGTCCTTATAATCTTTTCCTCAA ACCACTAGAGGCTACTAGACAAGTAGGGTCATCTAGAATAAGTGCAGTAGTGAAGCCAGAAAGTGATTCTGATCAGGAGATGGAACTTGATATTTCTTTGAGCCCAAGAGTCAATTCTTTAAAACCTTCAAAGACTGTAGCCATAATGGACCATGCTACTTCTCTCTTAGAAGCTGGAATTCCCGTTATTCGATTGGCTGCTGGAGAACCCGATTTTGATACCCCAACTCCAATAGCAGAG GCTGGGATAAATGCAATTCGTGAAGGCTACACTAGATATACTCCAAATGCTGGTACATTAGAAGTTCGAACAGCAATTTGTCATAAACTGAAGG AGGAGAACGGTCTCTCTTATGCACCTAATGAGATTTTGGTCAGCAACGGAGCTAAGCAAAGTATTGTTCAAGCAGTACTTGCTGTTTGTTCTCCAGGAGATGAG gtTTTAATTCCAGCACCTTTCTGGGTCAGTTACCCAGAAATTGCAAGGTTGGCTGATGCAACACCTGTGATTGTTCCTACATCTATATCTGAGAATTTCCTCATGGATCCAAGGCTACTCGAATCCAAAATCAGTGAAAAATCTAGACTGCTGATTCTTTGCTCCCCATCTAACCCGACTGGATCAGTTTATCCAAAAGAATTGCTTGAAGAGATTGCACGGATTGTGGCAAAATATCCTAGGCTTCTG GTTTTATCTGATGAAATATATGAGCACATAATTTATGCACCGGCTACCCATACAAGTTTTGCTTCGCTGCCAGGCATGTGGGAAAGGACTTTAACCGTGAATGGCTTTTCAAAG GCTTTTGCAATGACCGGTTGGAGACTTGGATATCTTGCTGCCCCTAGGCACTTCCTTGCAGCATGCAATAAGATCCAGAGTCAG TTCACTTCAGGAGCTAGCAGTATAGCTCAAAAAGCAGCAGTTGCTGCATTAGGACTTGGCTTTGCTGGTGGAGAAGCAGTATCTACCATGGTGAAAGCATTCAAGGAACGAAGAGATTTCTTGATTAAAAGCTTTGGAGAAATGGAAGGGGTTAGAATGTCAGAACCTCAG GGAGCATTTTATCTCTTCATTGATGTCAGCTCTTACTATGGCGTAGAGGTCGAAGGTTTTGGTAAAATTGACGATTCTGATTCTCTCTGCCGATACCTGCTAGATAATGCACAG GTTGCAGTAGTCCCAGGGGGTGCCTTTGGAGATGACAGTTGCATACGCATCTCTTATGCAGCATCTCTCACCACCTTACAGGCAGCTGTAGAAAGAATTAAGAAAGCACTTATCCCACTCAAGCCTGCTGTCCCTGTTTGA